Proteins from a genomic interval of Rhodothermus marinus:
- a CDS encoding peptide MFS transporter has translation MHSKPEGMAAGASALVNGKSFFGHPRGLATLFFTELWERFSYYGMRALLVLFMTTAATAANPGLGFDVGTATAVYGLYTFFVYVLSLPGGWLADKLWGQRRAVFIGGIIIAMGHFSMAIPLNETFFLGLALIVIGTGLLKPNVSTMVGELYPEGGARRDAGFSIFYMGINIGAVLGPTLCGLLGEGYNWHLGFSLAGIGMVAGLISYKLGEKYLGEAGLFRPAPGEDEAVLAQRARRFYTGAGIAAAVVVFCGYLLATGRFPLSLEALAQSLGVAVVIITLLFFAYIFFFGGHTALEKRRLIVILWLVILAGLFWSGFEQAGSSLNLFARDLTDRRFGDWELPASMLQNINPLFIIIFAPVFGWLWTWLARRNANPSIPVKFALGLLGLAAGFFVLSWGAAHATPENPVSPAWLVVTYFLHTVGELCLSPVGLSSITKLAPRGRVGQMMGVWFIAAALGNLFAGLVAGQLETLMPAELFRSVAMFTGAAGLIALLLSPAVRRLMGHVD, from the coding sequence ATGCATAGCAAACCGGAGGGTATGGCCGCGGGGGCTTCGGCGCTGGTAAACGGCAAGTCGTTTTTCGGGCATCCGCGCGGCCTGGCTACGCTCTTTTTTACCGAACTCTGGGAGCGCTTCAGCTACTACGGCATGCGGGCGCTCCTGGTGCTGTTCATGACCACGGCCGCTACGGCCGCCAACCCGGGCCTGGGCTTCGACGTGGGCACGGCCACGGCCGTCTACGGCCTGTACACGTTCTTCGTGTACGTGCTCTCGCTGCCCGGCGGCTGGCTGGCCGACAAGCTCTGGGGACAGCGCCGGGCCGTTTTTATCGGGGGTATCATCATTGCCATGGGACACTTTTCCATGGCCATTCCCCTGAATGAAACTTTCTTCCTGGGCCTGGCGCTCATCGTCATCGGCACGGGTCTGCTCAAGCCCAACGTGAGCACGATGGTGGGCGAGCTGTACCCGGAAGGCGGGGCGCGGCGCGACGCAGGCTTTTCGATCTTCTACATGGGCATCAACATCGGTGCCGTGCTCGGTCCCACGCTGTGCGGTCTGCTGGGAGAGGGCTACAACTGGCATCTGGGCTTTTCGCTGGCCGGCATCGGCATGGTGGCCGGGCTGATTTCCTACAAGCTGGGCGAAAAGTACCTGGGCGAGGCGGGACTTTTCCGGCCGGCGCCCGGTGAAGATGAGGCGGTGCTGGCACAACGGGCCCGACGTTTCTACACGGGAGCCGGGATTGCCGCCGCCGTGGTGGTTTTCTGTGGCTATCTGCTGGCCACCGGACGCTTCCCGCTTTCGCTGGAGGCGCTGGCGCAGAGCCTGGGCGTGGCCGTGGTGATCATCACGCTGCTGTTTTTCGCCTACATCTTTTTCTTTGGCGGCCACACGGCGCTGGAAAAGCGTCGACTGATCGTGATCCTGTGGCTGGTGATTCTGGCCGGGCTGTTCTGGTCGGGCTTCGAGCAGGCCGGCTCGTCGCTGAATCTGTTTGCGCGTGATCTGACGGATCGTCGGTTCGGCGACTGGGAGCTTCCGGCCAGCATGCTCCAGAACATCAACCCGCTGTTCATCATCATCTTTGCGCCGGTTTTCGGATGGCTGTGGACCTGGCTGGCGCGGCGCAATGCGAACCCCTCGATCCCGGTCAAATTCGCGCTCGGGTTGCTGGGGCTGGCGGCGGGCTTTTTCGTACTTTCCTGGGGAGCGGCGCACGCCACGCCCGAAAATCCGGTCTCGCCGGCCTGGCTCGTGGTGACGTATTTTCTGCATACGGTGGGCGAGCTGTGCCTGTCGCCGGTCGGGCTTTCGTCGATCACGAAGCTGGCGCCGCGCGGCCGCGTGGGGCAGATGATGGGCGTCTGGTTCATTGCGGCGGCGCTGGGGAATCTGTTTGCCGGGCTGGTGGCGGGGCAGCTCGAGACGCTGATGCCGGCCGAACTTTTCCGCAGCGTGGCGATGTTCACCGGCGCAGCCGGCCTGATCGCGCTGCTGCTGAGCCCGGCCGTCCGTCGGCTGATGGGACACGTGGATTGA
- the aspS gene encoding aspartate--tRNA ligase, with amino-acid sequence MSDQHGHTLGRDLHGPRTHTCGELRRAHVGQEVVLKGWVDTRRDLGGVIFIDLRDRYGLTQIVFSPQDNETAYRLADRLRSEYVISVRGVVRERSPETVNPKLATGEVEVRAHDLIILNTSEPLPFPVSAHEEKRTTTSEELRLKYRYLDLRRPELQRNLLLRHQVYLITRRYFDAHQFVEVETPVLTKSTPEGARDFLVPSRLHPGKFYALPQSPQLYKQILMVAGLDRYFQIVKCFRDEDLRADRQPEFTQIDVEMTFPTEEQIFELIEGLIQAIWRETLGVELPRPFPRMSYDEALRRFGSDKPDMRFGLELQEIGEVFRGSGFRVFESVLEQGGEIVALVVPGMGDQGRGYMDRLDKDIVRKQIGAGGLVYFKLPSDGGPIYSSVKEHVLPSEYVQRAVAKLGARAGDLVLLLAGPRPQVYLQAGALRLHMARELNLVPPAGQAPWHFLWVTDFPLLEWDEEAGRYFAMHHPFTSPHPDDLDLLETEPGRVRARAYDLVLNGNEIGGGSIRIHRQDIQRRMFRVLGIDAEEAERRFGFLLTAFRYGAPPHGGIALGLDRIVMLLAGAGSLRDVIAFPKTQRGQELMSNAPDEVSPEQLEELHIRVVLPETEASGS; translated from the coding sequence ATGAGCGACCAGCACGGGCACACGCTCGGCCGTGATCTGCACGGCCCGCGCACGCATACCTGTGGCGAACTCCGACGCGCACACGTCGGCCAGGAAGTCGTGCTCAAAGGATGGGTCGATACGCGGCGCGACCTGGGCGGCGTCATCTTCATCGACCTGCGCGACCGCTACGGGCTTACCCAGATCGTCTTTTCTCCACAGGACAACGAGACGGCCTATCGACTGGCCGACCGTCTGCGCAGCGAGTACGTGATCTCGGTGCGGGGCGTGGTGCGCGAGCGCTCGCCGGAGACCGTCAACCCCAAGCTCGCCACCGGTGAAGTCGAGGTCCGCGCCCATGACCTGATCATTCTCAACACCTCCGAGCCGCTGCCGTTTCCGGTTTCGGCCCACGAGGAAAAGCGCACCACGACCAGCGAAGAGCTGCGCCTGAAGTACCGCTACCTTGACCTGCGGCGGCCCGAACTGCAGCGCAACCTGCTGCTGCGCCACCAGGTCTATCTGATCACCCGACGCTACTTCGACGCGCATCAGTTCGTCGAAGTCGAAACGCCCGTGCTGACCAAATCGACACCGGAAGGGGCCCGTGACTTTCTGGTTCCCAGCCGCCTGCACCCGGGCAAGTTCTACGCGCTGCCCCAGTCGCCGCAGCTCTACAAACAGATTCTGATGGTGGCGGGGTTGGACCGCTACTTCCAGATCGTCAAGTGCTTCCGTGACGAGGATCTCCGCGCCGATCGCCAGCCGGAATTCACCCAGATCGATGTGGAGATGACCTTCCCCACCGAGGAGCAGATTTTTGAACTCATCGAAGGGCTTATCCAGGCGATCTGGCGCGAGACACTGGGCGTCGAACTGCCGCGCCCCTTCCCGCGCATGTCCTACGACGAGGCGCTGCGGCGCTTCGGCTCCGACAAGCCGGACATGCGCTTCGGGCTCGAATTGCAGGAAATCGGCGAGGTCTTTCGCGGCTCCGGCTTCCGGGTCTTCGAAAGCGTTCTGGAGCAGGGCGGCGAAATCGTGGCGCTGGTGGTGCCGGGCATGGGCGACCAGGGCCGGGGCTACATGGATCGCCTGGACAAAGACATCGTGCGCAAGCAGATCGGCGCCGGCGGGCTGGTCTACTTCAAGCTACCTTCCGACGGCGGCCCGATCTATTCCTCGGTCAAGGAGCACGTGCTCCCGTCGGAGTACGTCCAGCGTGCCGTGGCGAAGCTCGGCGCCCGGGCGGGCGACCTGGTGCTGCTGCTGGCCGGTCCCCGACCGCAGGTGTACCTGCAGGCCGGTGCGTTGCGCCTGCACATGGCCCGCGAGCTGAATCTGGTCCCGCCGGCCGGCCAGGCGCCCTGGCACTTTCTATGGGTCACCGACTTTCCGCTGCTGGAATGGGACGAGGAGGCCGGGCGCTACTTCGCCATGCACCATCCGTTCACCTCGCCGCACCCGGACGATCTGGACCTGCTGGAAACCGAGCCGGGCCGCGTGCGCGCCCGCGCCTACGACCTGGTGCTGAACGGCAACGAGATCGGCGGCGGCTCGATCCGTATCCACCGGCAGGACATCCAGCGCCGGATGTTTCGTGTGCTGGGCATCGACGCGGAAGAAGCCGAGCGGCGCTTCGGTTTCCTGCTGACCGCCTTTCGCTACGGGGCCCCGCCACACGGCGGCATCGCGCTGGGCCTGGATCGCATCGTGATGCTGCTGGCCGGTGCCGGCTCGCTCCGCGACGTCATCGCCTTCCCGAAAACGCAGCGCGGGCAGGAACTGATGTCGAACGCGCCCGACGAGGTCTCGCCCGAACAGCTCGAAGAGCTGCACATTCGCGTGGTGCTGCCGGAGACGGAAGCCTCAGGCTCCTGA
- a CDS encoding inorganic diphosphatase, giving the protein MAKSFTGMLPTAYSPAFLELFARSLHWEAWEQLIRQNGWTIDRPYRSRHPLFPEIIYPIDYGYINGTRSSDGEPVDLFVGRGHRGLVGAILTIDRRRSKREVKFLYNCTAEEVYLVNGFINFDRRLLEGFLVLRYPMSSLWSDSG; this is encoded by the coding sequence ATGGCAAAAAGCTTCACCGGCATGCTACCGACCGCCTACAGCCCCGCGTTTCTGGAACTGTTCGCTCGCAGTTTGCACTGGGAGGCCTGGGAGCAGTTGATCCGGCAGAACGGCTGGACCATCGACCGCCCCTATCGCAGCCGACACCCGCTTTTTCCGGAAATCATCTACCCGATCGACTACGGCTACATCAACGGCACGCGCAGCAGCGACGGCGAACCGGTCGATCTGTTCGTGGGACGCGGCCACCGTGGCCTGGTGGGCGCCATTCTGACGATCGACCGACGCCGGAGCAAACGCGAGGTCAAATTCCTCTACAACTGCACGGCCGAAGAGGTCTACCTGGTCAACGGGTTCATCAACTTCGACCGGCGGCTGCTGGAGGGCTTTCTGGTCCTTCGCTATCCCATGTCGTCGCTGTGGAGCGACTCGGGATGA
- the speE gene encoding polyamine aminopropyltransferase — protein sequence MASPKQHQLQYTEFWQARTGLTFGVERILFNRQSAYQHVQVLQTDAFGRMLTLDGLVMLTERDEFVYHEMISHPALCLLPRPRRVLIVGGGDGGTLREVLRYSEIEQVDLVEIDEVVIEAARTCFPELSIAFDDPRARLHVADGVAFVREAAPATYDLVIVDSTDPVDFAEGLFGESFYRDCARILTDEGVLVTQSESPFDHTFQASIQAAHAMLGRIFPRVHMYLAHIPTYPMGLWSFTLASKRLHPVEDFDSEQAARRLAPFADRLRYYNVELHRAAFALPSFVRRLFTEAPSAHPESLHSDDMG from the coding sequence ATGGCATCGCCTAAGCAACATCAGCTCCAGTATACCGAATTCTGGCAGGCACGCACCGGACTGACCTTCGGTGTGGAGCGCATTCTGTTCAATCGGCAGAGTGCCTATCAGCATGTGCAGGTGCTGCAGACCGATGCCTTTGGCCGGATGCTGACGCTCGACGGCCTGGTAATGCTTACCGAGCGCGACGAGTTCGTCTATCACGAAATGATCAGCCATCCGGCGCTGTGTCTGCTGCCGCGGCCGCGTCGCGTGCTGATCGTTGGCGGTGGAGATGGCGGGACGCTCCGCGAGGTGCTGCGCTATTCGGAAATCGAGCAGGTGGACCTGGTCGAGATCGACGAGGTGGTGATCGAAGCAGCCCGCACCTGCTTCCCGGAACTCAGCATCGCCTTCGACGATCCACGGGCCCGTCTGCACGTGGCCGATGGCGTGGCCTTCGTGCGGGAAGCGGCCCCGGCCACCTACGATCTGGTCATTGTCGATTCGACCGATCCGGTGGACTTTGCCGAGGGGCTGTTCGGCGAGTCGTTCTACCGGGACTGCGCCCGCATCCTGACCGACGAAGGCGTGCTGGTCACCCAGAGCGAGTCGCCCTTCGACCACACGTTCCAGGCGTCCATTCAGGCGGCGCACGCCATGCTCGGGCGGATTTTCCCGCGGGTGCACATGTATCTGGCGCACATCCCCACCTATCCGATGGGTCTCTGGTCGTTCACGCTGGCCAGCAAGCGGCTGCATCCGGTGGAGGATTTCGATTCGGAGCAGGCGGCGCGCCGGCTGGCGCCGTTTGCCGATCGGCTGCGCTACTACAACGTGGAGTTGCACCGGGCCGCCTTTGCCCTGCCGAGCTTCGTGCGGCGACTTTTTACCGAAGCGCCCTCGGCTCATCCCGAGTCGCTCCACAGCGACGACATGGGATAG
- the speD gene encoding adenosylmethionine decarboxylase codes for MQALGRQILVEFYDCDREVLNNEALIREILIEGARRSRATVITDTFHSFSPHGVSGVVVIAESHVAIHTWPEHGYAAVDIFTCGETIDPWVIQKYLEERFRARNVSSMELKRGLFPERVPHKPVLEEAAV; via the coding sequence ATGCAAGCACTCGGAAGGCAGATCTTGGTCGAGTTCTACGACTGCGACCGAGAGGTGCTCAACAACGAGGCCCTGATCCGGGAGATCTTAATCGAGGGCGCTCGTCGGTCCCGTGCCACCGTCATCACCGACACGTTTCACTCCTTCAGTCCCCACGGCGTCAGTGGCGTCGTGGTCATTGCTGAGTCGCATGTAGCCATCCATACCTGGCCGGAGCACGGCTATGCAGCCGTCGACATCTTTACATGCGGCGAGACCATCGATCCCTGGGTCATCCAGAAGTACCTGGAGGAGCGGTTCAGGGCACGGAACGTTTCGAGCATGGAACTCAAGCGGGGGCTCTTTCCGGAGCGCGTGCCCCACAAGCCCGTGCTCGAAGAAGCTGCCGTCTGA
- a CDS encoding MoaD/ThiS family protein has protein sequence MSETKTFVRYGRRAQELNWELVLKRNSIERLKQERPPLRVVEELPELIERGYEAIPEEDIVRLYWYGIAHDKPKVGTFMVRIKVPGGLLRPDQLRAIGEIAGRYGRDYGELTTRQGIQLHWVAMDKLPEVLEAIGRAGLTTVGAEGDTVRNITSCPVNGINPDELFDVRPVIEEAARFFWGNPDYSNLPRKHKFTISSCPHQCNAPEIHDIALIGVIKDGRPGFAVKVGGGLSATPRLARDLGVFVPVNEAVEVLAAITDVWQDNLRYRLSRAKSRIKFLVDDYGPEGVREMVEERLGRKLEDFRAPDPVPGGNHLGIHRQKQEGFYYAGFPVPSGRVTGTQLRQIADILEDVGGDIRFTREQNFILGNIPEDRLARVLDQMRAVGFPIERHRLYGTSTACTSHQFCNYSVAETKEKLDEIIAELEAHFGDEVQDLTIYMDGCPHACAHHWVGDIGLQGTRTAGPNGTKIEAYDVTLRGGLGVHAAIGRPILRRIPSEEISQAIVRLVGAWLQERRRLGDHYTFQAFCEAHTNEELQAIALGEVTAEEVEAADVALIRIPGPLLELTDGSDVIEVRAPTVRVALEQAGRRYPRLKETVLTPDGQVNEAFNLYVNEEDIQGLQGLDTPLKPGDELLILMAMSGG, from the coding sequence ATGTCGGAGACGAAAACCTTTGTCCGTTACGGGCGGCGCGCCCAGGAACTCAACTGGGAGCTGGTACTCAAGCGCAACAGCATCGAACGCCTCAAGCAGGAGCGTCCCCCGCTGCGCGTCGTCGAGGAGCTCCCGGAGCTGATCGAACGCGGCTACGAAGCCATCCCCGAAGAAGACATCGTGCGCCTCTACTGGTACGGCATCGCGCACGACAAGCCCAAGGTAGGCACCTTCATGGTGCGCATCAAGGTGCCCGGTGGTCTGCTGCGTCCGGACCAGCTCCGGGCCATCGGAGAGATCGCCGGACGCTACGGCCGCGACTACGGCGAGCTGACCACGCGCCAGGGCATCCAGCTCCACTGGGTGGCCATGGACAAACTGCCCGAGGTGCTGGAAGCCATCGGCCGGGCCGGACTGACCACTGTGGGTGCCGAGGGCGACACGGTGCGCAACATCACCAGCTGCCCGGTCAACGGCATCAACCCGGACGAGTTGTTCGACGTCCGGCCCGTCATCGAAGAAGCCGCCCGCTTCTTCTGGGGCAACCCGGACTACTCCAACCTGCCCCGCAAGCACAAATTCACGATCAGCAGCTGCCCCCACCAGTGCAACGCCCCGGAAATCCATGACATCGCGCTGATCGGCGTGATCAAAGACGGGCGGCCGGGCTTCGCCGTCAAGGTGGGCGGCGGCCTGTCGGCCACGCCGCGCCTGGCGCGTGACCTGGGCGTGTTCGTGCCCGTGAACGAGGCGGTCGAGGTGCTGGCCGCCATCACGGACGTCTGGCAGGACAACCTGCGCTACCGCCTGAGCCGGGCCAAGTCGCGCATCAAGTTTCTGGTGGACGACTACGGCCCGGAAGGCGTGCGCGAGATGGTCGAGGAGCGCCTCGGCCGCAAACTGGAAGACTTCCGCGCGCCCGATCCCGTGCCCGGCGGCAACCATCTGGGCATCCATCGCCAGAAGCAGGAAGGCTTCTACTACGCGGGTTTCCCGGTGCCTTCGGGACGGGTGACCGGCACGCAACTGCGCCAGATCGCCGACATCCTGGAAGACGTTGGCGGCGACATCCGCTTCACGCGCGAGCAGAACTTCATCCTGGGTAACATTCCGGAAGATCGACTCGCCCGGGTGCTCGACCAGATGCGGGCCGTGGGCTTCCCCATCGAGCGCCATCGGCTCTACGGCACCTCGACGGCCTGCACCAGCCACCAGTTCTGCAACTACTCCGTCGCCGAAACCAAGGAAAAGCTCGACGAAATCATCGCCGAGCTGGAAGCCCACTTCGGCGACGAAGTGCAGGACCTGACGATCTACATGGACGGCTGCCCGCACGCCTGCGCCCATCACTGGGTGGGCGACATCGGGCTGCAGGGCACGCGCACGGCCGGCCCCAACGGCACGAAGATCGAAGCCTACGACGTGACGCTGCGGGGCGGACTGGGCGTGCACGCCGCCATCGGTCGCCCCATCCTTCGACGCATTCCCTCCGAGGAGATCAGCCAGGCCATCGTCCGGCTGGTGGGTGCCTGGCTGCAGGAGCGCCGCCGCCTGGGCGACCACTACACGTTCCAGGCCTTCTGCGAAGCCCACACGAACGAGGAGCTGCAGGCCATCGCCCTGGGCGAAGTGACGGCCGAGGAAGTGGAGGCGGCCGACGTGGCGCTCATCCGCATCCCCGGTCCCCTGCTGGAGCTGACCGACGGCAGCGACGTCATCGAAGTGCGCGCCCCCACCGTGCGCGTCGCGCTCGAGCAGGCCGGCCGTCGCTATCCCCGACTGAAGGAGACCGTGCTCACGCCCGACGGCCAGGTCAACGAAGCCTTCAACCTCTACGTGAACGAAGAGGACATTCAGGGCCTCCAGGGGCTCGACACCCCGCTCAAGCCGGGCGACGAGCTGCTCATTCTCATGGCAATGTCCGGTGGTTAA
- a CDS encoding phosphoadenylyl-sulfate reductase, translating into MARQPLFDDLEIGEIALQLDDQEPEDVIAWALETFDEDRIAIVTALQADGMVILDMAYRMKPNIRVMTVDTGRLPQATYDFYEQVRERYPEARFEVLFPDYREVEEMVRRHGINLFYQSVPMRLLCCHVRKVRPLIRALNQLDAWFTGLRRDQWASRAAIRKVEIDHDHDGVIKINPLADWTKEDVWAYIEEFDVPTHPLYAEGYTSIGCAPCTRPIQPGEDDRAGRWWWETNAPKECGIHCPIETGGFEHEMEAIVGHGHHENGHAH; encoded by the coding sequence ATGGCACGCCAGCCACTGTTTGACGACCTGGAAATCGGCGAAATCGCGCTCCAGCTCGACGATCAGGAGCCGGAGGACGTGATCGCCTGGGCGCTGGAGACCTTCGACGAAGATCGCATTGCCATTGTCACGGCGCTCCAGGCCGACGGCATGGTGATCCTGGACATGGCCTACCGGATGAAGCCGAACATCCGGGTGATGACGGTCGATACGGGCCGTCTGCCCCAGGCCACCTACGACTTCTACGAGCAGGTGCGCGAGCGCTATCCGGAGGCGCGCTTCGAGGTGCTCTTCCCGGACTACCGGGAGGTGGAAGAAATGGTGCGCCGCCACGGCATCAACCTTTTTTACCAGTCGGTCCCGATGCGCCTGCTCTGCTGCCACGTGCGCAAGGTGCGGCCGCTCATCCGGGCGCTCAACCAGCTCGACGCCTGGTTCACAGGGCTGCGCCGCGACCAGTGGGCCTCGCGGGCGGCCATCCGCAAGGTGGAAATCGACCACGACCACGACGGCGTGATCAAGATCAATCCGCTGGCCGACTGGACCAAGGAGGACGTTTGGGCCTACATCGAAGAATTCGACGTGCCCACGCATCCGCTCTACGCCGAGGGCTACACGAGCATCGGCTGCGCGCCCTGCACCCGACCCATCCAGCCCGGCGAAGACGACCGGGCCGGCCGCTGGTGGTGGGAGACGAACGCGCCCAAGGAGTGCGGCATCCACTGCCCCATCGAAACCGGAGGTTTCGAGCACGAAATGGAGGCCATCGTCGGCCACGGACACCACGAAAACGGCCACGCCCACTGA
- a CDS encoding anthranilate phosphoribosyltransferase: MQAFIPYVQAVGRGEKLKRDLTREEAREAMRLMLDGTATPAQIGAFLITQRVKGETADEIEGFVEAARTFCQQIRPRVPNLLDLGVPYDGKARTPQLAPAIALIVAAAGQPVVLHGAPGVPTKQGVTPAHVLEALGIPAEQAPEAVAHQLETLGIGYLHAPRFAPAWHALTPIRQQFGLRTALNTVEKLLNPAGASRCVAGFFHRNYLLRMRAAVHRLFPGSWLVQGIEGSIECRAGRTTHLYPVDEAAEPLVVEAPRLGFATSDDTEVPADPAVHAEITRSILTDRPSPSRDTALLTAGVLLYVSGRADRLADGIEQARATLADGKAFRLLQQWMETVRTSVPSS, translated from the coding sequence ATGCAGGCCTTCATCCCCTACGTGCAGGCCGTCGGGCGCGGCGAAAAACTCAAGCGCGACCTGACCCGCGAGGAAGCCCGCGAGGCCATGCGCCTGATGCTCGACGGCACGGCCACCCCTGCCCAGATCGGCGCCTTTCTGATTACGCAGCGCGTCAAGGGCGAGACGGCCGACGAGATCGAAGGCTTCGTCGAGGCGGCCCGGACCTTCTGCCAGCAGATTCGTCCCCGTGTTCCGAATCTGCTGGATCTGGGCGTGCCCTACGACGGCAAGGCACGCACGCCCCAGCTCGCCCCGGCCATCGCATTGATCGTGGCGGCGGCCGGACAGCCCGTCGTGCTTCATGGCGCGCCCGGTGTGCCCACCAAGCAGGGCGTTACGCCGGCCCACGTACTCGAGGCGCTGGGCATTCCGGCCGAGCAGGCCCCCGAGGCCGTTGCCCACCAGCTCGAAACGCTGGGCATCGGTTACCTGCACGCGCCCCGCTTCGCGCCGGCCTGGCACGCGCTGACGCCCATCCGCCAGCAGTTCGGCCTCCGCACCGCACTCAACACGGTGGAAAAGCTCCTCAATCCGGCCGGCGCTTCCCGCTGCGTGGCCGGTTTTTTCCATCGCAACTACCTGCTCCGGATGCGCGCGGCCGTCCATCGGCTCTTTCCCGGAAGCTGGCTCGTGCAGGGCATCGAGGGATCCATCGAATGCCGGGCGGGTCGCACCACGCACCTGTATCCGGTCGATGAAGCGGCCGAGCCGCTTGTGGTCGAAGCACCGAGGCTGGGCTTTGCCACGTCGGACGATACCGAAGTGCCCGCCGATCCCGCCGTCCATGCTGAGATTACCCGGAGCATTCTGACCGATCGGCCGAGTCCCAGTCGGGATACCGCCCTGCTGACGGCCGGCGTCCTGCTTTACGTGAGCGGCCGGGCCGACCGGCTGGCCGACGGGATCGAACAGGCCCGGGCCACGCTCGCCGACGGAAAAGCCTTCCGTCTGCTACAGCAGTGGATGGAGACGGTGCGCACCTCGGTCCCGAGTTCTTGA
- a CDS encoding response regulator produces the protein MTGVQVRLLLVEPDDGLADLLTTMLQTPYRQIHRVATATEAQQWLQQQSAHLIITELFLPDLDGRSLILWIRQQPQTQQTPILVLSAHLSSAVKAECYALGADDVLEKPFDPAELSLIVASLLQRMILQQGSDPLTGLPGRALLEETFGRLQQLHRQTGAPFCVAFVDLDRFAEINKRYGTAIADAILRQVAWHFGRLLRPGDVVGRWEADTFCLLLPDTSETQARLLLERILEALQTEPIKLAETPPLTLSFSACIFPLSGNKPVRLMDLHQQSQQCLQRRRADAPVRSIQEHVTHKPRILLVEDDPDIASLIQIRLQRDGYEVVHLANGREAAEWARQHTADLVILDVKLPGMDGFELLAFLRAQPAFAEVPIVMLTSLSQEQHVVRGFELGADDYVVKPFSPVELSARVRRLLHRQTPQLVTL, from the coding sequence ATGACCGGTGTTCAGGTACGCCTCCTGCTCGTAGAACCGGATGACGGGCTGGCGGATCTTTTAACCACCATGCTACAGACCCCGTATCGTCAGATCCATCGCGTTGCCACTGCTACGGAAGCCCAGCAGTGGTTGCAACAGCAGTCGGCCCACCTGATCATCACCGAGCTTTTTCTGCCGGATCTGGACGGACGCTCGCTGATCCTGTGGATTCGCCAACAGCCGCAAACGCAACAGACACCCATTCTGGTGCTTTCGGCGCATCTTTCGTCGGCCGTCAAAGCAGAATGCTATGCACTGGGCGCCGACGACGTACTGGAAAAGCCCTTTGATCCTGCCGAATTGTCGCTCATCGTCGCCTCGCTACTGCAGCGCATGATTCTACAGCAGGGGAGCGATCCCTTAACCGGATTACCGGGCCGGGCATTGCTGGAAGAAACGTTCGGGCGGCTGCAACAGCTGCATCGCCAGACCGGAGCCCCCTTCTGCGTCGCATTTGTCGATCTGGATCGCTTTGCCGAAATCAACAAACGCTACGGTACGGCCATTGCCGATGCCATCCTGCGTCAGGTTGCCTGGCATTTCGGGCGGCTGTTACGACCTGGAGATGTGGTGGGCCGCTGGGAGGCCGACACATTCTGTCTTTTGCTGCCGGATACGTCCGAAACCCAGGCCCGTCTGCTGCTGGAACGTATCCTGGAAGCCCTGCAGACGGAGCCGATCAAACTGGCGGAGACGCCACCCCTCACGCTTTCGTTTTCAGCCTGCATCTTTCCACTTTCCGGAAACAAGCCGGTACGTCTGATGGATCTGCATCAACAGAGCCAGCAGTGCCTGCAGCGACGGCGTGCGGATGCGCCTGTTCGGTCAATTCAGGAACATGTCACACACAAACCCCGCATTCTGTTGGTCGAAGATGACCCCGACATTGCCAGCCTCATCCAGATACGACTGCAGCGCGATGGGTACGAAGTCGTGCACCTGGCTAACGGCCGCGAAGCTGCCGAATGGGCCCGACAGCACACGGCCGATCTGGTCATTCTCGATGTCAAACTACCCGGAATGGACGGCTTTGAGCTGCTCGCTTTTCTGCGAGCGCAGCCCGCTTTTGCCGAAGTGCCCATTGTGATGCTGACCAGCCTGAGCCAGGAACAGCATGTCGTTCGGGGTTTTGAGCTGGGTGCCGACGATTACGTGGTGAAGCCCTTCTCGCCGGTTGAATTGAGTGCCCGGGTGCGCCGGCTGCTGCATCGACAGACGCCGCAACTGGTTACGCTCTGA